A genome region from Trichosurus vulpecula isolate mTriVul1 chromosome 5, mTriVul1.pri, whole genome shotgun sequence includes the following:
- the CLEC4E gene encoding C-type lectin domain family 4 member E, which yields MDPSKDSSAENTERIGCHSPLCYWIIAGVSISLLSSCFITKCVVSYRLFSRGCEEDKNQFDLKEHFKDFSCSADGFTNTCCPVNWKKFQSSCYFFSDDFMTWTASLKNCETMGSHLVVINTREEQNFLFQAKPSGREFYIGLTDQVVDGQWQWVDGTPFNKNLSFWDKGEPNNIAGVEDCVTIRDSSSANHNWNDMTCFFRMYRICEMPVRSFLTEKKVVERMYVL from the exons GAATAGGATGCCATTCTCCTCTATGTTATTGGATTATTGCTGGAGTTTCCATATCGCTCCTCAGTTCCTGTTTCATCACCAAATGTGTTG TGTCATATCGTTTATTCTCACGGGGCTGTGAAGAAGACAAGAACCAGTTTGATTTGAAAGAGCACTTCAAGGACTTCTCTTGCTCTGCTGATG GATTTACCAATACTTGTTGCCCAGTGAACTGGAAAAAATTTCAATCTAGCTGTTACTTCTTCTCTGATGACTTCATGACTTGGACTGCAAGTTTGAAGAATTGTGAAACAATGGGGAGCCATCTGGTAGTTATAAACACACGAGAGGAGCAG AATTTCCTTTTCCAAGCAAAACCCAGTGGAAGAGAGTTCTACATTGGGCTGACAGACCAGGTGGTTGATGGTCAGTGGCAGTGGGTGGATGGCACACCGTTCAACAAAAATTTGAG cttctgggataaagGGGAGCCAAACAACATTGCTGGGGTTGAGGACTGTGTAACCATAAGAGACAGTTCAAGCGCAAATCACAACTGGAATGACATGACCTGCTTCTTCAGGATGTATCGAATTTGTGAAATGCCAGTGAGAAGTTTTTTGACAGAGAAGAAAGTAGTAGAGAGAATGTATGTTCTTTAA